The Meriones unguiculatus strain TT.TT164.6M chromosome 6, Bangor_MerUng_6.1, whole genome shotgun sequence genomic interval AGGCCAGTGGCATGACTATGGGTGAAGTGTGTCCTGCAGTGCTCAGCCATCATTTCTTCTAAGTTAGGTTCCTTATTTCATCCTCTGACTTCTATTAGTTTTCTCATATGACATCAGTATTCTCATTTCGTGCTACTTCATTAAGAGCCTGATGCTGGGGTTGCCATGAAGGCTGGAGACAAGAGTCAAGGTGTCCATTGAGCAGATTTCTTCCAAGATGCTTCTCCTTTAAATTGCActgtctcattctgtcttcacacaCGATCTGACCTCAGCCTGTGTCTGTGGATTTTCTCCATtaccagaaagaaaaagattcaCCCAAATATCCTCAATTGACCTTAACACTTTAAAGATTCTATACCATGTACAGTCATATTATGGGTTTATGCTTTGATATGTAGTATATAAAAAATTCATCCCtggtattcatttttcttttttattattataatgtattacaattcattcaatttgtatcctggctttgGTCCagtccctcatctcttcccaatcccttcctccctcctttattctccctatgcccctcccatagaCCACTGATGGAGAGGTCTTCTTCCATTTCCCTCTAACCCTAAGtaatcaggtcttatcaggacaggttgcattgtcttcctctgtgacctggcaagactgcacccctcaggaggaggtgatcagagagcctctcactgagttcatgccagggacACCCCTGCTCCCCTAGTAGGGAGCATTCCTCTAATAGGGAatcaacttggagactgagtttataggttacatctgagctggggttttaggtccttggttggcgtatcattctcttcagggaccccaaggctcagatattttggctctgctgttctccttttggagatcatgtcccctctatgtctttctatccttaccttatttcataaaattccatgcattctgcccaaagtttggctaagagtctcagcttctgctttgatatctcTAACAGTAGagtttaaaaattttgtttcagTACTGAGAAGGTGTTTAGCCAAAAATATTATGCTTTGAGtcttaaatacattaaaaacttaCATGTTAAAATCTTTTCAACAGATAATGGTGCTACCTTGAAAGACTGATTACTTAGAAGATAAGGTCTAAAGGGAGAAAGTCATGGGAAATGTCAAAACCTAAACTACTCAAGGATTGTGGCACTTCAGCCCCTACTCTGTGCTCTCTTGAGGAATGTCACTTTTACAATGTATGTTCTTGGATCATTGACTTCTTATAACTTTTTTAAATTCCTTGCCAGGAATTTAATCATTACTATGCCCGTCAGGAATTTTCAGTAGAATTACATTGTTCTTTAAAAGGCACCATGCTACCTTGTCATCTTATAGTTTTCAGTGTTCTGTTTCAAGATTCATGCATCTGTTGATTTGTTATCTTTGCTACACTGGTGTAAAGCCTTTATGAAAAATACCTTTTCTCTTGAAGATTGTGTGTTATGCAGTGTTAGTTTTGTTTCCAGTCTGTCACTGTTGTAAAGACCGTTTGTACATTTTAGCTGAAACTAAAACTTTGCCACAGTTCATTACATGGTCATGTCAGAGCTTCCATGAGTTCACATAGATGAAGGTCACAGTGAATGTAAACAGCAGAAGGGATGAGAAGCCCAATGTGTAGGCATCACAACAGTGAGAGTGGTGGTATTAGTagagtgatattttttttttagtatatagAGGGTTAAACTCAGTAGTGGTAAAGTGCCTTTGGTATTGCAATCTCTGAGAGAACAGGGGCCTGAAGCTCCTGTCCATACATCATCCAATGGCATGAGCCACCCTCAGTACAGacagaagcaagagaagaaaCACTGTGTACCTATTGTATTGTTTGATGAGACCATGGACATTTCAGTATGCTATGATCAGGCCTAGATACAGAGTGGAGACAGGTACTGCATGTCCACCAGTTCTCAGTCTTAGCATTAACCCATCCCACAGGGAGGGCCACACAGCATTTGACAAAAGTGATACAACATACTAGACTCTTAGTCTCATGCAACATGCTCTATTCTAATATGTAGTGATACCCTGTTCTCCTGGGTTATGAGGCCCTGGACAGGCTTGAATACAGCTATTACTCTTGTTCTTCTGGGCAAGTCATACAGTGAGGCTGCAACTCCTGTGCTAGTGTCCCGTGATTTCTTCAGACTCAGGGATGAGGATATAAAAAACTGTCCTTCTATAACCAAACCAGTGTGAAGTCAGACACACTTCCCTGGTTCAGATGATATATAGGTACTGTATCTTGGGGTCATGGGATGAAAGACAGAGGGTGGATGGTGTGTCTTCCTAGCCCAGCTGCTGTGAAGTGTTTATCTGGTCTCTCTAAATACCCTGAAGCCAGTCATGCCTGGATGTTCCCAGAACCTATGATTGCCCACATCCATGCACACAGACTTAGCTGAGAATCTCAAATCCTCtctgaaaagaaaatttcacaGTTGTCAGTATACTTATttaagttttctgtgctctcatgCCAGACAGGAAAGGTTCTAGTCACTCCCTTGATGCATTCTTTCCCTCTCCCATGGTGACTTCTCTCAAATTACAGCTGGATAAAACATTAGGGAGAGTATGGGAAATCTTATCGAAAAGGTGGGAGAAGAAatgaaagagctggagaggtcaaggacagcCCATAACAACTTACAAAGTCAACTGTCCTGGACCCTTAGGAGCTTGAACAGACTGTACCAACAACCAGAGAAAAGTCATGGGACAGATATAGGCCTCACATACATACCTAACAGAtatacagcttggtcctcatgtgggacctccAACAGCAGGagtatgggctgtctctgacactgtTGTCTTCCTATGAATGCCttccccactgggatgtcttgTCTAGCCTCACTAGAAGATGCACCCAATCCTCCTTGATATGAATAGGCTGACTGATACCCACAAGAGGTTTCCCTTTATCTCAGAAGATAGGGAGTTGAGCAAAGGCAGATGGGACAGTAGAGGAGATGGAGAGCCTGGAAGAAGAAGAGTGAGATGGAGTTTCTACTGGGATGAAAAGTAAATCAATACAttatttaatgaaaaatttaaaaatacagatgaCTACTGATTTAGTTCCCTGTGAGAGATGAGGTGAGTCATGGGCACATGCCATTGACCTTCATCTCTCCCCATCTTTACCATTTTACCTTTATAGAATTCAATGTATCAAACTACTTTATtattaagtttattttaatttaaattatttcatgtttttcttttctgtagccctctctctcctccccatgtAATTCCATCCTCCaaccttcttcttctcccaggactctaccccagtccactgataggggagttcctcttccctgtccctgtgaccctagcctatcaggtctcatcaggagtgcctgcattgtcttcctctgtagccttgtaaggcttccccaccccccaggggtaggtgatcaaagagccagccattaagttcatgtcagagacagcccctgttccctttactagggaactcacttgaacactgaactaccatgggctacatctgtgcaggggttctaggttatctccatgcatggtccttggttggaatatcagtctcacaaaagaccccagtgcccacattttttggttctgtggctctgtttatggagctcctgtcccctccaaacatttctatctcccccttctttcataaggtttcctgcactctgccaaagtttaactatgattctcagcatttgccttgataccctgctgggtagagtctttcagaggccttttgtgttATGCTCCtcttctgttccttgttttctctctcttcttctgtctctccagtttgcctttctgaatgaggattgattgaggatttctgattgaggattgattacacagggtcctccttattgcttagctaattcagattttagtatgtttgctCTATATCTTATGTTAAATGTCTAGTTATttattagtgaatatataccaaacAAAATTAGGGATTCAATCAAAATCCTGCCAAGTTTCCTGTCTTTCTGTGATTCAGTTTTCTCATCTCTGTTACATGCTTGTATTAACCAAAATtctggcagagtacaggaaatataagaaagaagggggagttattatgacctggagaagacagtaaatccacaaggaccaaatgtatctgggcacaggggacttttatgagaatgtttctccaaccaaggcccatgtatggatataatctagcaccactgctcagatgtagtcaatggtagctcagtatcatattgggttccctaataaggggaacagggactgtttttgacatgaactcaatagtgggctctttgaccccaccccccaccccaagggagcaGCAGCTCTCAtagatcacagaggaggactttgcagccagtcctgaagagacctgataaaccagggtcagatgaaaggggaggaagtcctcccctatcagtggacttggaaaggggcagggaggagatgagggaggaagggtggaagtgggagggaatgagggagcaggatacagcagcgATACAACGTTAACAAactttaactaatattaaaaaaataaaaacaacaacaacaaaagagtcaCAAGAGAGGGAAACTGTGATCACGTGTGTGCTGAGCATTTGTGAGAACAGTATTTGATCACAAACCTGTGGGTTCCCAACAGGATGAGCACTAACTGATGTTTCCTGCAGGAGCAGCTATGCGGGAGCTGAAGGTGATTCAGCCTGAGAAATCAGTTTCTGTCACTGCTGGACAGTCAGCCACTCTGAACTGCACTGTGACCTCCCTGCTACCTGTGGGGTCTATAAGGTGGTTCATGGGAAGAGGACAAACTCGTCGTCTTATATATAGTTTCACAGGAGAGCGGTTCCCCAGAGTCATAAATCTCACAGATACAACAAAGAGAAACAACCTGGACTTTTCCATCCGTATCAGTAATGTCACCCCTGCTGATGCTGGCACCTACTACTGTGTGAAGTTCCAGAAGGACACATCAGAGCTTGAGAAAGAGCTTCAGTCTGGGGGAGGCACCATGTTGTATGTGCTTGGTAAgtactgcattgtcctcctcatccctgatttctccaacaGGTAAAAACAGTGTCCAAAATTCTGTGAACATGTAAGAACCAAGTGGGTAAATATGCCCTCATGTTCAAAGGGTAACTTTCCCCAGCTGTGGTCCAAGAAACCTGAAGAGAGGAGGTGACATGCTATTTGCTAGAGGTTCCACTTCTGAGAAATCCATGCCCTTGTCTGCCTGCCACACAGAGCTTGCCTTTCCCAATATGCCCTAGCCTAGTGGCTGATAAAGACACTGACACCTGACTGCCTGGTCCAGTGATGGGGTCACACCTGGCCTACTGCCTCCAGAGTGTCCTTCTTCATCTGATcaagtcttctctttcttcccaaacAACCTGGGCCCTAGTTATGCCAGGTTGTACTCTAGATGTCAACACAGATGGCAGGAAGCTTTTAAGCCGGAGCTCTTTACTTAAAATGTGTGTCTCCTCCCTCCCAAGAGAAAAAGCACATCAATGCAGAAGATGATGCTAAGGAAGGGTctgatttcttcatttcctgtccAATGTCAACCATACTCTTACCCCAGAGTCTAGGTTAGAATTCTTCCCCTGTGGAAATAAAGCATAATAGTCCAACAACCAGAGATACCATATTTCAGATATCAGTCCAtgaatgtttcatttgtttcaaTTTTTGACTAAACAAATAGTGCCACAGTGGATCAACTCTCATGGTTATCATCTTGGCCATAAGGCACATGTTCTCTAGAGAAGGCCTATTGCTTTTGTGGGTGAATTAGATTATAACGATGTTACTATTTTCCCACATAAATGTGATGTAGCAAGTCTCCTCACAACCcctcaaaggagagaaacagggagagtGGCTTCATCCTGAATCCATCCATATCATAAACAAGGACACTGAAGTTCTAGGTTATGCAATGTTTAGGCAACCAGCAATTGACTCAAGTATGGTAAAACCCATAAGTTTTCAGTAAGGCCAGCTTTATTTTTCATATCATTTTTCATAAGGATACCATTGATGAAGGAAGTACTTGTAAGAAGGGGCATGAAATAACACTGTGCTATGTGTCATCTCTCTGCTATGCTATTTTCTGCTAAGCATGTGTTATACGGGAGAAGTCACCTTTCCTTTTCGGGAAGAGAAACCTGACGTTCAGAGAAGCCATAGCACAGCCTCTGAAAAAggataggaaaaaataaaaataaaaattgttttttcatgGCCAGGCCTCAGATATAACTGAACTTAACTGCAGTTCAGCTAGCAGGAACAAAGCTTGGGACAATATTCTGGGAATGAGAAGGACAGTATCTCATTAAGGGAATAATTATTCAACCTATTTATTTGGCATGACTTAAAGTTAAATTGCCTTCCTAGGACTTAAGATAGAGATTCTATTCTCTTGATGTGAAGTGTTAGTGCATGGGCCTTTATTGCTATTCTAAAGATAtcattgttttcattcttttcctcctggtttatttttgtcttgttgGTTTCCTTGAAAAGGTAGGCAATCAATTTCAAtgcttgatgcaaaaataattacttttctGTGTATAACTAATGTCTGCTGGTTTTAGGTAAACAGTTATACCCCAGGCCCTCTGATCTTTCATGTTGGGATCTCCATTCCATCCAGTCTATTAATTAAACTACAAATTCTTCAATTTGAGAGTACTCTTCAGACCATTCTTTCATATTAGAATTCCAAGGAAGTACTCTCTAAAGTGGTTGAAGAAAGGCAGCCCATTCTTCAGTACTGTGGATATCAGCACAGGTGTGAAACAGCTGGTTTAGCCAAAGAAGACATATGATCACAGTATTGGTCCAATAAAAGACATCATAGGTACTCAGAGAGCTGGAGGATGGGATAGCCATTAATAATtctttcaggatgatcttttcgagatcccaccatttacctgcaaatttcatgatttccttgttttttcatccattcctccactgaggggcatctgtgctgtttctagctcctggctattacaaatcaggctgctacaaacatggttgagcaaatgtcctcattgtgtacttgagaatcttttggatatatgcctaagagtggtatagctggatcttaaggatgcgctatttctagttgtctgagaatgcaccagattgctttccagagtggttatacaagattacattcccaccagcagtggaggaggtttctcctttctccacaacttctccagcatgtgttgtctcttgagtttttagatcttagccattctaatggtgTAACGTGAAActtagtgttgttttgatttgcatttccctgatggctaatgaggttgagcatttctttaagtgtttctctgccattcgatattcctctgcagagaattctctggttagctctgtaccccagtttttaattggattacttggttttttgctgcttaacttctttagttctttatatatactggatattagccctctgtcagatatagtgttggtgaagatcttttcccaatctgtagactgttcttttgttctgaggacagtatcctttgctttatagaagcttttcagtttcatgaggtcccatttattgattgttgctcttagagcctgtgctgttggtgttctgttcaggaagttgtctcctgtgccaatgagttcagcagagggatgcacacagtatatactcactcatatggacatataatataggataaacctactaaaatctgtacacctaatgaaactaatgaagagggaggactcttgctagaATGCTCAATgactatccagaaaggcaaagaggctggacatcagaagaaggagaaaagaggaaaaagtcaggagcctgacacagaggacctctgaagagctctgccctgcagactatcaatgtagatattgagacttatggtcaactctTGGAcatagtgcatggaatcttaggaaagaagtggaaaacagtaagatctggagaggacaggaactccataaggagagcaacagaaccaaaaaaatctgagcacaggggtctttcctgagactgctattctaaccaaggactatgcatggagataacctaagacccctgcacagatgcagccctcggcagttcagtatccaagtgggttccattgtgataggaacagggactgactctgacatgaactgattggcctgctctttaattacctccccctgagggggaagcagcattaccaggccacagaagaggacaatgcagccacttctgatgagacctaaatgactaggatcagaaggaaggaaatgaagtcctgtactatcagtggacttggggaggggtatgcatgcagacagtggaggaagaaagggattgggatgggaggagggatggaaccatgggggggatacaaaatgagtaaagtgtaattaataaagaaaaataaaataaaattcaaaaaagaatttggcaacaaaaaaaaatctttcagactGAAGAGATGGGAGGAGGTAATAGAATTCTTATCTCAAATCAGCTGAATAAAGTTGGGTGTCTGCTTATTCCTAAGGACCCTTCAAGAgcattttattcttgttttatcATGAGGCTCTCTTCATTTCCAGGAATCTAAAATTTTTTAGGATGAATTTTCTCTAAACGACGAAGAGCATAAATTCTCTTACTCacaatttttctgttttctgtttatttcctgttCACAGCTATTGCTTGGTATTGAGAGACTGATCCTCTCTGTGAAGGACACTGTCTCAGGGATCATCCTAAACTGCAGTAGTGAGGAGCATCTCTTGATCCCACTAACCTTGTGACCCCTCCATAGTGTACAGTTATCCCTGCAAAGTGCGAATAATAATCCCTGACAAATACGATTCTGAAaaccaagatttatttatttatttatttatttatttactgtatatATGAATGATCTATCTGcaacctgcatgccagaagaggacaccagatctcactatagattattgtgatgtggttgctgggaattgatctcaggacctctggaagagcagccagtgccatgTGACACTGATCACAAATTCTTACACACTTTTTCTCAGAAGGAGAAATTGGAGGCATGAGCAGTGGCCAATGGAGAAATAGAAACCTTAttcccatctcttttcatttGAAATTATGCTTTGAACTGGTAGagaaaatacagtcaaaatcCTCAGAGCTTTGATGTGCTTAGAGGTCCACTGATCAGCCAAGAGAAGACCATTGATGATGTGACCTTTCTAATGGTTCCTTCTACTTTTTGATTCCAGAATTGAAGACTTCAGATTCTGCTAAAGTCCTTGTAGCTGTGCTTTTTGGACCCAAACTGCTGCTGGTAATTTTGGTCCTTGCTGTGTACAGGTACAAGAAGCAGAAGGCCTGACTGTAAGTTAGAAGGGATGTAGGTGTATTTgttaattttctgtttctgtgataaaattctATGACTACAataacttatagaagaaaagggtttatttgaccaCTTACTGTTCCAGAAGCATATATGTACATCATGCTAGGGAAGAATGGCAGCCAAGACACATGTTAATTGCTCacattcttagaaaaaaaaaaaaaaacatgaagcagATAGAACAAACTGGAAGTAGCAAAAAGCTTTTAATCCTGAGGCTACTTTCTATGGCATACTTCCTTTAGTTGGGCTATACCACCTAAATATAGGGAATGGTTCTTATTCAAATCGCCAGATGGATATCTGTGTATTGATGAACATAGAAATGGCAGGATTAGTAGGAGGGTCATGTCATTTATCTGTGATAATGGCTTGTTTCTGAGGCCCATCAAGAGTCTTGTGGAACCTTTTAATATATCCGTACCTCACAGGAAGTGTGTACATACTGCAGAATGGCTCAGTCAAGGCTCAAAAAAGTTGCCCAAAGAAACTTAGAGGACATGAGTGAAATGGGCCCTGGCTAGGATTTGGTATACTGCCTTCACTATTCTTCTTACAGGTTACTACAGTAAGTGGAAGACAAGAAGTTCATGGGAAACATCAGTCTACACTTATGGGATAGAATTTAGACATTTCAGATGGATGTAACAATGACTGTTTCTGCTCTGGCCTCCTTGTGACCAAGAAGAACAGACTCAGAAGATTGTATGATTCAGGACCTAGGCTGAGATAACATTTTTATGACATGGGCATCTCATCCACTCAGGACAGGAATGTTAGGGGGAGAGAATGTTCCATGGACACTGGAGCACTAAGATAATGTATAAATGATGAGGAAGCTATTGAGTGAGAGGTGATTCTCCACAGCTCTTCCTTGCATCCTCTATAACACTGGAACCCTGAGTATCTGGTATAGAGGTTCAGTCTAGAAGAAGAAGCTGGTGAGAAGCCATGGAAAACTGCTCCTAATGATTCACTTACAAGGAC includes:
- the LOC110558025 gene encoding tyrosine-protein phosphatase non-receptor type substrate 1-like isoform X1, which encodes MLPMDSWPHSPHSVLLLTLLLGLTGADRRELKVIQPEKTVSVLAGDSAILNCTVTSLLPVGPIRWFRGTGQGQHIIYSFLGESVPRITNVKDVTKRNILDFSIRISNVMPADAGTYYCVKFQKDTSELGKEIQSGGGTTLYVLGAAMRELKVIQPEKSVSVTAGQSATLNCTVTSLLPVGSIRWFMGRGQTRRLIYSFTGERFPRVINLTDTTKRNNLDFSIRISNVTPADAGTYYCVKFQKDTSELEKELQSGGGTMLYVLELKTSDSAKVLVAVLFGPKLLLVTTVSGRQEVHGKHQSTLMG
- the LOC110558025 gene encoding tyrosine-protein phosphatase non-receptor type substrate 1-like isoform X2, which translates into the protein MLPMDSWPHSPHSVLLLTLLLGLTGADRRELKVIQPEKTVSVLAGDSAILNCTVTSLLPVGPIRWFRGTGQGQHIIYSFLGESVPRITNVKDVTKRNILDFSIRISNVMPADAGTYYCVKFQKDTSELGKEIQSGGGTTLYVLGAAMRELKVIQPEKSVSVTAGQSATLNCTVTSLLPVGSIRWFMGRGQTRRLIYSFTGERFPRVINLTDTTKRNNLDFSIRISNVTPADAGTYYCVKFQKDTSELEKELQSGGGTMLYVLELKTSDSAKVLVAVLFGPKLLLVILVLAVYRYKKQKA
- the LOC110558025 gene encoding tyrosine-protein phosphatase non-receptor type substrate 1-like isoform X3, producing MLPMDSWPHSPHSVLLLTLLLGLTGADRRELKVIQPEKTVSVLAGDSAILNCTVTSLLPVGPIRWFRGTGQGQHIIYSFLGESVPRITNVKDVTKRNILDFSIRISNVMPADAGTYYCVKFQKDTSELGKEIQSGGGTTLYVLGAAMRELKVIQPEKSVSVTAGQSATLNCTVTSLLPVGSIRWFMGRGQTRRLIYSFTGERFPRVINLTDTTKRNNLDFSIRISNVTPADAGTYYCVKFQKDTSELEKELQSGGGTMLYVLELKTSDSAKVLVAVLFGPKLLLVILVLAVYRLLQ